The Cynocephalus volans isolate mCynVol1 chromosome 1, mCynVol1.pri, whole genome shotgun sequence region GCTCTTCCAGGGGGGATGGCACTTACTGTGCTGAGACCATGGAGTTGAGCAGAGTGCCTGACACCTAGTAGGcattccacaatttttttaaaagtatcaaatgaataaaaatagatttctgcCTCATAAAGAAGGATAGATTACCGGATCTCAAAGGTGTTGTCCAGATTGAAAACGCCTGTCTTCTATCTCTTAGTAAAGGCCCCAAAGGGACATTACAGAAGTGCTGGTCTTTATACTCCAGGCAGAAGCGACAGTCACCTTCCCTCCAGTGCAGGGATTCTCAAGTCGTTGGGGGGAATAGAGGGTTGGGGTGGGAGACCCATTCCCCTTCCCTAATCTACTGAACATCCCTGCTGAGGTGAACCTCTTTCGAGGATGAGTCTGGCATTTCTCTCAGGTAGAACAATCATTGAAATCCCCACCATACTGATCCTGAAATCTCTCATCCTGCTCACTCTCCATCCCAGTGAAATTCAGCGGGCAAGACCTCCTGAAGCACGAAGCATCCTCTCCACTTTCTCACATAGTTAAGAGCACGTGCTTCTGAGCCATACGGACTTCTTGGGTTCCTAGTGGGTATTTCCCCTTACCAGCTATGCGACCTTGGTGAGTTACTTCTCTCAGTCAATGTCCTAACTGCACAAAATGGTTAAAACTACCTGGCTTGTCCATGAGAATCCATCCAGAAATGAGTACATAGTGCCTGACATGTGGGAGGCAGCTAGTAAATaagcatcattattattatcattattatgaccatttttaattctttggtcCGATCTTATCTTTCACCCCCAACCCTAGTATCAGCTTCTAACATTTTCCTCCCAAACCAGAAGGTCCACAACTCCAACTCCTTCTGTTTTGGCTGGGGGATCTGCCTGATGACTTTTCTGTCTGTAAATCCTCCACCCTGATCAGCCTGTTTTCTAGCCCCAAGAATGTTCATTTTCCATATGCTCCCCAGCTGGCCACCAGTTCAGTCTACTGAAGGTTAAACTTGTATTCAGGaacattcttcttttttctttctttttcaggagCATTCTTTTTCAAGCATTacctttccttaaaaaaaaatgcaatacatCAATGGTTACGATGTCAGAGCAgctacacacgcacacacgcgtgcacacatgCATTCACGCACGCCCATTCATACATCTCACGGGAGAGACCATCTAACTTATTAGGCTGTGTTCCACAGTTTCCCAATAAACTTTTATGGGAAACAGAGACTTCTGTAATTTAACAGGCAATGTCATCACTAAACTCCACGACAATTAGCCCAGCCGAACTCATCAGTTCCTCCAAGGAAAGGCTTTGGGAATCTTTGGACCTTTCCACTTCTCCACCTCCTTGTCCCTCCCTACCGCCTGCCCCACCACAGGCATATCTGTGCCCATGTCATTGGCCTTCCATACCCTGTAAGCAAACAGAGGCTGAGGACTGAAGGAAACAGATCCATAGGCCTTCAGAGTGCTTCTGACCCGCTCTGTGGTTCTGCTATTCCCAGCTAGGCCAAGCTCTGCCCAGAACCAAACAGAAACCCAGGGGTCTGGGTCAGCACAGAGGCCTTAACCTTTCAGCCCTCCTGCCCACTGTAACTTGAGAAGAGCATGTGGGCAGAAGGAGTTTGGGTCTCTGTAAACTTGGGAGTGGGGACTTTGAGGAAGTTGAACCAATCTTCAGTGACTGCGGCGATTGCTGGGTTTGTGCCACAGAGCACGTGCAATGCCATTGGGCCAGGGTTGCAGAGGCTGGGGTGGTGGTTGTGGACAGTTGGCTATTCCCCAAGGGTCAGAGCACCCTTGCTGAGGCAGAGCCCGTGGCGTGGCTGAGCTGAGGTGGAGCTCAGAGAGGCAAAGCCAGGCTTAACTGAGGACCTGGAACTGGCTTTGCACACTCAGGGCCATCAGAGCTTGAGGCCTAGTGAATGCATCTTCCTGGTGAAGCCGGACAAATCTCCAGGTAGCCATAAACTGACTACACAGCCTTCAGTCCTGAACACATGTTCAAAGGTGACAAAATAAATGCAGACGGTTTCGCCAAGCCTCAGTGGAGGGTTTTTATGTTGACTAAACGAAGTATAAAGTACACATAACcccacatgcactcacacacacacacggggaagggagaaacagaaaaatccgCAAAAATGCCAAACCCTAAAACACCAACACCAATCTGGAGAAAACGTTGTTGAACACCAGAGAGAAAGAGCGAACACAAGAACAAAGCTGTCCCATAAATTTGCAAGaaccaatacacacacacacacacacacacacacacacactctttagAAAAGCACGTAGGCAGAATTGCTAGCAAAATATTAAGTTTCACTGCTTGGAAGCATTAGAAATACCTTCCCTGGTGTGTCAACTGAGAATTGACTGCCTGTCAGTAAGACTGGCCAGTGGTTTGGTTAGAGACCTGCAGAAGGGAAATGGGCAAATGCTACCCTAAATATCCACTTCCCATGGGGTAGGTTATTGATACACTTTAATTAGGACTAATTTTCTGCCACGGAGCTCGGAAATTCCTACCAGAATTTCAGAAAGAGGGCTCCTGCAAACCCCCCAAAACTAATCATCATCAGTAACACTTAAGAGGACTTATGTGCCAGGAGAAGGATTATTTCATTATATCACGAAACAATCTTACGCAGTAGGCAtgctctccattttacagacaaggaaacaaaggcttagagagattaagcaacttgcTGAGGTTCAGACAGTCTGTAAGTGGAGACCGTAGAGACTcaagagagggcagagagaagcCCTCACCAGCGGCCAACAGATAGTCTCACTGCAGCATGCATTAAGGAAGTGAGGACTACACAGCCTGGATGTGAAGTCCCCAGTCAGAACAAGGTCATGCAGCTGTTCACACCCGAACTGCTCCAGAACCCATTTTCTCCTATCCAGTCACGTTCTTCAGGCTGCAATACACCTCTCTGTGTAAGGAAGCCCCAACAAGAAACTGAGCGATAAGGGAAGATAAAGCAGAGTGTGGAGTTTTCCGGGAGCCAGACACTAGCCCTTCAATGCCCTGCTATCTCAGAGATGGGTTCCAACCCGTCACAAAGGCAAATATGGAGAGAAAAAGGCCTCCTATTGACCTGGAGGAAGGCTCTGCCCGGGGCTAAGAAGCCTAACATGTTGACTCTGGCAGAACTTGGACGTCCTCTTATGCCAATAAACTACTGAAATGGACCTGGGCAAGGCCTCGTTGCCCTGCCACCCAGGATGAGACAGCTGCCTCTGCAGCCCAGAGCATTTTTCACCCCTGGCCCACTCTCATCCCCAGCCCACTCTCTCCTCAGAGCCACACTTGCCCGGAAGTACTCTGCTCCAGACTTGCTCCCGACACGCTGGCAAGCTACACTCAAGCAGGGCCTTCCAAGTGGGGGCTGAGGCCCCTGTCACCCAAGCCCATCTCCCCCGTCAGCCAGATTGACCTCCATCCATTTGGAATATAAGTTCCAGAAGATGACCATAGGGCTTCTCAACTCCAGGCCCCGAGGATGGAAAGAAAGGCCCTATGATGGGTGGAAGGTTACTACACCTTTgctacaattctttttttcttttttaatgatgaccgataaggggatcttaacccttgacttggtgttgtcagcactgcactcaccCCCTGAGCAAACCGcccgtccctatatgggatccgaacccatggccttggtgttatcagcaccgcactctcccaggtgagccacgggccggcccgcctttgttacaattctttgacACGTTGTCTCATGCTTCTCAGAGCCCACTGTGTTAGCCAGGAACATAAAACTCCCTCTCCAGGTCCTTGTACTCAGAAACTATTTGTCTCGTTCCTGCAGAGCTGGTCAAACAGACCAGACCCCAGCTCTGTGGATGCTTGCCAGCTGCAGAGTCTTCTAGTCTCCTGGGAGTGATGCGGGTCTGGCTACACTCCTCCTGGAAGCCCAGGGAAAGGGTCACCATTCACCTTCCCCTGAGGAGCGCCTGAGAACTGGGCTTGCTTGGGTCGATCGTAAGACTCCTGTTGCCCTATCAACTGGTTTATAGTGTTCTTGATATAGGCTCAGTGAAGCAACAATTCAAAGAGTTTCCATGCAGAGaagtatattttccatttctctaggACTGTAGTGTTCACCGTGAAATGCAATgtaggagagggagagggactaGTGATAAGCGATCAAGACTGCGTCATCATTCAACACAGATTTAAATCTTCACTCTGCCACTTGCCTGCTAAACGGCCATGGGCAAGGCAAATCCACAGCCTCAGCTTCCTTCCTATACACCAGCAACTAATGCCCCCCTCAAAGGATTTGTGACAACTAACAGTGGCAGCATTtggaagtgcctggcacagagtgggcacATGACAAATTCCTCATTTCCTGCCCCTGTATTTTAAGCATCCAAAATCAAGTGCAGTGTCATGATTTTCTTAACCAAAGCCACTATTTGCTGAGTCTGTTTCAAAAGTTCGTATCACATAAAGAACACATATTCTATACAGGCGTGTGTTACAGGGATCTCAGGGCGTAAATTGCTTGAGACAGAGATAGCACTTGCGGGCCTTAAATGATGGTGGGAAATACAGAGCAGGTGCAGGACAGGGCTCCAGGGCAGTGTCAGCTACTTTGCTACTGGATTAGTGCACCTTGCACCGCCAGCGAGATGGGCGATGAGAAGGCTTATGCGCCAGCCCCAAGAAGACAAACTGCTTCCCACTGGGAAAAGGGCATCAACAAACTCTTTGTCCCCCTCCATCACCACAGCGACCCCTTGGATGTCGTGGATCCCAGCTGGGTCTCAGCAGGAAACAAGCTGGTCCCTTGCATCTGGGCTTTTTACATCTCAAGGTAATGAATCAGCAATGGTACAGAGGAACACAACAACGTACCgaggaaagaaaagcaagggaGGAATAGGGACTGTTACACTGGGACGTTCACTGTGGCTGCTCAGGATTCCTGGGAGGTAGGCAAGAACCCCCATCTGACTCTGAATCTAGGACACTAGGTTTGGAGAGCCTGCAAAGCCTTGACAAGGTCGCAGGGGAGGACCCCAAAGCTCAAACACTTTCCAACTGCTCACGAAGCTCTAGGAGGGGCCACCAATGAGGGAGGGGAGGCCATGGGCCGGGAGAGCCTGTTATGATCAAATTTATCTTCCGTGTGCGGATTACACATGATCCATTCCAGTTTATTTCTGGGTAGCTGTAAAACCATGCTGTTATgaagagttaaaaaaatttttccttacGTGCCTAAAAGGATAAAAACCACTcacaaaaagcaaagcaaaatccaaagcgcccccacccccacaaatcTAACCCTTAAATAACCTCAAAACAATTAAATGTGCTGGAAAAAAACTTCCAAAAGTAAAATTGCCAGGTTCGTTCTTACTGCTCCAGGACCATGGCATCGAAGCAAACCATAATTCTAACTGGCAAAACTAACAGCAGAGAAAGGTGACTGGGCACTTGACAGCGAGAATTACATGCTGAGCTCAAAGCTACAGGGTGTCATTTTTAATGGTAGCCATAAcgtttcttttaattaattaattaaacatgaAATATACCAGAAAGGGGGATGTAACTGTGTTTATACACAACTCTGACATCATCTGATTTTAACAAGTTTACTAAAACGACAGTCATGGTCTTGACAATACTGAATGCAAAACACTGGTGTACACAGATTTTACAGAGTGGCTCCTGAGAGCTGGATCACAAGACAAGGTTGCACAGATGGCAGAGGCCTGAGGGCAGGCAAGCACACTGATTTTATTGAGAAAAAAGCTTATATACTGAAGGGTTGCTGAAGTTTAATAAATAAAGGTCAacttataatatataaaaacaatataaacatttatatgctACATGCATATCAtataatttaaagtaataatttatATATGGGGAGAGATGCCAATTCACGTTCTTCCAATTTTTCTCGACAAGGCACACACGCAGGAGGTGTCTATCCGTATCCATCGCCAGCCTACCAGTTTGTTATTTTCTGAAGTCAGTGCTCGAACGTAGGTTTGGGATGTTTTGCACTGAGAGTTCCAGTGTTTGTCATCGATCCCCCTGCAACCGTTTTTAACTGGCCTGGCCTCTTTACATCTCGtttcataaaaatattgtttGACGGGAGAGTTGCCGGTTTTGATCTCCCCCAGCACAGTGACCTGGTGTCCCCGAATGTCGATGGCTGATGACTTGTCGGTCACCCACAAACTCTCACTGTCACATACCGAGTACTCCCCTCGGTGACTCTTATGCTCTGCATACCGCTTCTGCCGCGACGTTCTGTTGGCTGCCGCGGGGCTGCCCACGTAGTCCTCCGTGAGATACAAGGGTGGGGGCTCCAAGGGGGTGCTGTCACTCAGCAGGACCCGGGGTGAGTTGTAGCGTCTCTGTTGCCGCAGCAACTCGGTGTCCATTGCAATCATTGGCTGGAATTCGGACTTGGCAGGCTCTCCCTGCTCCGGCTCTCGGGAGGCCTCTGCTTTCGGCAGGGTGCTCTGGTAATTTTCCTTAACGTCCACCATCTGCTTGGAGAgcttgtttttcaaaatatctgCCTGGATCAGTTTAATAATCAGGGAATTTAGCGAGTCTTCTGGCAAACTCCTTTGATCCATGTTGTTCCCTTGGATGCCACGGAGATAAGCAAGAAATATCACATAAAACAAGATGGACATCACCTTGTTCACCTGTAAGATCTGCAAAGAAAACACAGGTGTTAACAACAGGGCAAGAGACAGAGGGTACCACCATCCTAGGTAAACAACCAAACTCCTCCCTGGGcatcctgaagaggctgtctgtTTCTTCCCCCACCCTGGCAGACACTGGGACGCACTCCAGGTCTTCCAACTCTGCTGTCTTCCCTAGACAGAGCACCAACTGCATTTGCATTTGACGTCCGCTTTATCCTGTGGCCTTCTGTTCTGTGCGGACGATGTCCAACCACTTCTTTAAACATCCCTGGGGCCTAGAAAGACACATAAGCCACTCTACCTGGGTAGACCAAGAAGATTTTAAACCTGAGAACTGTAAATGTGTAGGTACATTCCTTTACCAGTAGCAGCAGCCTTTTGTCTCAAGAAACACAGTTCTTTTGCTCCCCAACTGCAGCCCCTGGGGTCATTCAAAGGACCACATTGAGGCTGGGGAGTGGGTTGGTTGTACCCACACTGTAGCATCAGAGGTGGGCTcagccctggccaggcctccccaGTACAGCCTGTTCTCTTACCCTTGCATGTGAACATGAGGGGCCTCTATCCACTCTGTGAGAGGGCCTGAGTTTCAGGGTGCTCTGCCAGGCCTTCTGATGGCCATGCATCACCAGGACACCACGCTGATCTGATCAATCCCCGGAGACCCTCTTCACAAAACAGCAGCCTTGCAAAAGCGCTCCTTGCAGAAGACGAAGATGCAGTAATAACCGACTCAAATTAACAGGCTGGACTTGCCTTGAAGAGCAAGTCACTGTTctgttaattcatttttcttcctttgggttttttaaagtttccattaCAAAATGTTCCTTTCAGTGGTTATATTTCTAATTCTACTGTCTCCTtgtttaaatgacattttaaccCATCAACGCTTTCATTCTGTTGCCATAGTAGAAGCAACATGGGGCTTCTGCTGAGTCCCTGTGGAATCATGGTGCTGCTCTCGAGACACCTTCATTGCTGGTCTCTGTCTTGCGAGAGCAAAGACCAGATTTTCCGAGGGTTAGCACTGGAGGGAGCCTCCAGGTGGAGAAGGGTGGCTGAACTAGTGATCCTGACCTGTGCCTCCATTTATGCCACGCTCCTTGAGGTATTCATTCTTTAGTTACCATTGCTACCTCACTGGCCCCCAAGGGTACACTGTTTCCTCTTTAAAGTTCTGCTTAAACAcggaaaataaaaaccttcccttgGTTCACCTTTGGTATTTTCAGAAAGACTTCACTAAATCCAGGGGGAAAATAGAGAGGAAACAAAGATGACACAAGGAACAAACAAGTAGTCCTGCTCCCCAGCACCTGTGGCTGGCCTGCTCATGCCGACCTGCTCCCAGGACTCCCAGGCGCGGCCTCTCTCCCTACCTTGTCTGAAGCAGCGCTTGCTCCCTGTCCCCAAGGGCCACCAACATTGTGGGCACTTTGCTTGAACTTCCTCCTCCTGGCTCCTGGCCTGCCTCTGTGATAAGGGGGCCATCTCCTTTCCATGGCAACTACTCTTCCAGACAACTAAGTCCTTCCAGGTCAAAGCTAAGAGAAGGATACAAGTCTTGCTGCCCACCCCGAGACACTACTCTAGGAATTGTATTACCTTAGGAAAATGGCTCCC contains the following coding sequences:
- the NTF3 gene encoding neurotrophin-3, which translates into the protein MSILFYVIFLAYLRGIQGNNMDQRSLPEDSLNSLIIKLIQADILKNKLSKQMVDVKENYQSTLPKAEASREPEQGEPAKSEFQPMIAMDTELLRQQRRYNSPRVLLSDSTPLEPPPLYLTEDYVGSPAAANRTSRQKRYAEHKSHRGEYSVCDSESLWVTDKSSAIDIRGHQVTVLGEIKTGNSPVKQYFYETRCKEARPVKNGCRGIDDKHWNSQCKTSQTYVRALTSENNKLVGWRWIRIDTSCVCALSRKIGRT